The sequence below is a genomic window from Glycine max cultivar Williams 82 chromosome 20, Glycine_max_v4.0, whole genome shotgun sequence.
tttccgctgtgcactttaattcttgcttttacttttggttaagtttcttttctattctttattttcttaacaacatagtaaaagccttagaagagtaaatttttaattagtaaagattTAGAAAcaattaattcaactcccccttcttaattattctgaggccacttgatccaacattaaAAACTTTTCAAACTCTATGATAAGTTATGTAAGGTGACAAGCTAACCATGTTGCTTATAATCTAGCTAAGGCATCAAGGTCATATGTTGGCAACTATGTCTTTAATCAAATTCCATCTTGTATTTTATCTTTGATTATTAATGAAATGACATAATTCCCttgctataaaaaataaaataaaaaccccCACTAAACATTAGAGGTCAAACACAtgtttttcatcctcataaaatttgaaatgtttgaatatcattcattcaaaatttttagtatgtttttcattttcataaaattgaaattttttaaatttaggcTTAGAGTTAGGTTTAGATAAATTTGAACATAAAATTATGATACATATAACTAACCTAAGTGTAAAGTTTTCTACATTGATTATGCATGTAACTTTTATaaatgtaacattttttaattatttatgtatataattaatgtaaaaaagttATACATGTATGGTTGAATATCCGAATCTTGCTTGAAgtgatatatttcaattttatagggataaaaaatatattaaaagttttgcAGAATACAATTTgaactttataatttaatgggaaaaaaaacatattttatcccaACTTTAGAGATGCCTTTAACTAACAAAATGCCATTGAAGCAGGATTGCATCCACATGTCCTCTTTGGTCATTTCAACCAACGCAcctaaattaattcaaaacaaaaccTTCCCTCACCTGAATCCATccatctcaaataaaaaaaaaacgttgcaaaggagaggaaaaaaaacataaaaataaaaagccaaataataaaaaaaccccAAATCCAAAACGAAGAGAGAGAACcaaatttctctctttctctctctttccgaTCAGATCGGACGCCCTGTGTCTGAATTCCAATACACAGCACACAATTTCGATTCCTTTCTTTCTCTCAACGTTTCAATTCCCAATTTTCATCAAttcgaattttatttttttacactgTTTCCGTTCCCAATTTTTGCGATCTGGGAAATTCCTTGTATTAGGGTTAAGGTTGTTGTATTCGGGTTCATTGCGACGGTGATGGCAATTTGAGCGttgagaatttgaatttgtcgatATTTTTTCGTTCCAGATCGTTCGTTCGTGGTTCTCTAATGGCGTCGGCTCAGGTGCTGCCAAACACCGCCGCGTCGTCGCGGAAGCAAGAGCATCTTGAAGCTGGCAAGCGCCGGGTatggattttgatttgatttgatctgGTTTATTATTGAGTATTGTTCTGATTATCAACTTGTTGAAGATTGGCAAATGCGTTGTTGATTAGCTAAGTGCTGTGTTTTTGATGTTATAATGTTGTGCATTTGTACATGTGGGAGTAATGTGGGTTGTTTGGTTAGgattagagtttaatttttgtgGTTGGACTTGGATGgaatttatttacttatttttttgctCATTATGAACATTTTGGAGCTCTTGGATTGTTTTGCTGATTGTGTTTAGGGTGGTAAATGGAAGGAAATAGTGAAAATGATTGGAGGGGAGCTGAAAGGAAGAGGACTATGCAATCTTCAATTACGTATCGCGTGTCAGTCTGTTGTGACAGTTGAAGGCCTGGGACTTATTGGGGGGTCCTGCTCTCAAGTATATGCAAGAGGGAAGCTAAATCATCTAGTTGCTACTTGCATGAGGATCCGTTTTTGTGGTTATAAAGCTTATAGTTTTCCTTTTAGGCTGCTACCTTTTGTTTTGGGGCTAACAGGGGCAGAAATTTTGGAGGAGTAAACTTTTAGGGATTTAGTTTTGTTTGGTTGAtgagtaaaagaaaaatgaaaaatcttgaAGAGTATCTTTTTCCCCCTTTTGGggattttgttatcttttttctttttaaaagtttattcatCCGTTAATGCATTCATCTCAGCCACACTTATGCCTTTGCTTGCCTTTATCTGGCACTTGATTACCCATATTTTCTAGCTGGTCTCAGTAGCCTGGTCTGTTCTTTTACCCATCATCTTGTTTGGCATCACATCTTCGGTTTGATTGCATGGTACAATGAAGGAACCTGTTCACCGGATAGTAATATTGTGTTATTGTAATACTGATCATTGTTTTGTTCCCTTAAAAAAGGGGCTTTTCATTTGTTTGAAGATCTTTTCTTGCCTATCCTACTAGAATGAAGATTCAAATCCTATACCTAGGAAAACCGGAAAATTACTGTTTCCTACTTACTAAACCCATAATGAAAACATGTTCTTTAAAATAAGATTCAGTAATACCTAAATAATTCAAgcatataataaatttactatGCCCATTTGGTGAGtgataaatttacaaaaatataccagggataataataaactaattaatttatcaaacaaCCAGGGAAGCCATTTACTGAATAGTAATGTTGTATATTGAGCATTGTTCCCTTGAAAAGTGGCTTTTCATCCAGAGTAGTCAATTGAGTGCTATAGCACCACTGTGGGCCAATCAATGGAACCCTGTCTCGTTGCAGTTTTATGTTGTGCCTGGAGTGTGTGAATCATGGCTGCTATTGCAGTTGTGTGACCACTATTGGCTCAGAGACAAAACTCCTTTCTATTTGTCCTCGAATGACAACGTTTGGTGCCGAGTGAGGGGGGCAATCTTGGGATTTCTCCCCTTTTTATTTCATCTTACCCTATTTCCCCGCTCTCTGTCCATTTGAAAGCTAAATGATGCAGGTATCTTTTCTCTTTGATGCAAGCCATCTGACCTAGAGCTCCTAGTTGCATTTTTAGCCAACCCATGGCATGATGGCACTTCAATGGAGTTTCCTGCCAACCCACCTACTGTGGAACTCTGGAACATCATCCTTTGGTCTCTGTCTGTTCACATAGGGGTCTATGTTTTGTTTTACATTCTTTCACTGTTGTGTTTAGATTGGTAACCTTATGTAAATGTAAATTATGTTGCCCTTTCTTGCTGTATTTTCTTGTATTAACTTCTATTTTTGCCTTAAAATTATGACATTTAATGTGAATACGTATTTATTTATGGGTCATCCTGCTATTCGCTATCCTGCTATAGCTGTTTAGGGGTTGGTTGCTCTGCCCTGCTATCCAGGTTTGATAACtatgttttcatttctttaaagaataatttccttttaatttgGTGCTATAAGCCAgaggtttttttgttttttagtctTGGATTTAAGTTTTGtaattattgatatatatatgtatatagcattaaattaaattaaattattgagtCTCATCCTGATTTACTTTATCAATTCTAGTCCCTTTCTGTGGTTATTGCTGGAGTGATTCTGGTGTTCATATTAGGTTTAGAATATATGTCCTTTCAGAATGTTACTGATAGGGGAGGAGGTGTCATAATGTCATTAATTATACCCAAAgtgtatgaatatttttaatctcttggTTATAAAAATGCTCATTACTTCTATTAATCTCCTTGAATAACAGTTATCGGTTAATTACATTGAGAATTTATGGActctatttgaaaaaaatggtgttttttaattctattttttagcTAGAGGCTCTATATTGGTGTATGACTGTCATTGTGATGGTTCTGCATGATCCAGCTTCTATGTCAAGGATCAGCTATCTCTTATTGGGTGAATacccatgattttttttttaatatatctgaCACCTCCCATTGAGCAATAACCCTTTGGGCTTCAAGTTGGGCAACTCATGTCTAGCTTTACTCatgttgaaattttaataagaatCAGGTTGGTGTAACAAGGATCAAACTGTAGACCGCATGGTCATAGAGGCTTTGAGACCATGTCAAGAACTATACCAAAAGCCTAAGTTCAATGTGAAGGCACACATGAATGGATTTTATATCTAATAGATTTCTTATATTTGCTATGCAATTTGACTACTTAttgcattattaatttattttgtattatgtCTAATTTATTGTGTTGTGCTACTTTGTAGTTTGTAGCTGTACTACTTTTAAAATGCCGTTCTCTCTTTTGCCTTTTTTCTATCAATCTCATACTTTTTTGGGTCTTGCAGCTGGAGGAGTTTCGTAAAAAGAAAGCTGCTGAGCGGACCAAGAAGGCTGCTTCCTCTGGCCAAGTTCACAATTCTGATGCTAGCTTGAATAAAAAACAATCTTCTGAAGTTGAAAATGTACGTGTTAACGAGTCAGATGGAGTTAGCACGTCTGATGGTGTTGGGGGATCTGTTACTGGCACATCAACTTTGGGGATGAGGAATGATAAGAACCTGAATTTGATTAGCCAAAGTAGTAATCAAGGGTCTTTGGCTGGTAGTACTTTTCTTGCCAGAAATGATCTTAATATGTTATCTACAAGTCTGGGGGAGGCACATTCCAATATTGATGAATGTAAGAGATATAATGCTTCTTCTGTTACCACATCTGCTGATTTTAGTCAAAACAATGAGACAAATAAGGTGAATGATATACATGGAATTCATGCTGTTGGTGTTGATGGAATTCCATATGCGACAACAAACCACCAAAGCGTTCCTCTACGCTCGCAAGAAAGTCAAGAGTTTGATAGTAATCCTAGTCAATCTAGTCTTCATGGGGTGAATGACAACCAATCAAACAAGAGTAACAGTTCTTTGAAGGATTATGCAGTTACTGATAATTTCTCTTCGTATTTTCCTTCAAAAATCACACCTCAGAACTCTGTTGATACTCCACTGCAAATCAAGCCAATGAATTCTAGCACTTTTGATAGTGGCTACTCACATAGTTTGCTTTCTGgaggtaacattttttttttcttttctttgcttCTGTAGTTTcgaatttttataatttgtttcctGTTTTACCATAACCTGACAATTGCATAGAGTGCTCTTTGCTGATAGAGTTGTGCATAATATATGTTGTATTGCAGGTTTCAGTGATTCTTTTAGTTCCAAGTTTCGAGAGACCATTACTAGCTCTGATAATAATTTGCCTAGTCTTCATGGTGCAACTATGCTAAAATATGATTCCACAGGTTATGAAGCAAGAAATTCTTCTAATCATACACCAATACATTCGTTGCCAACGGAATCTAGTTCTCAGAGGTCACGTCcatcttttcttgattctcttAATGTCACTAGACCTTCTTTGGGGTCTCCATTTCATCAATCTGAGCAAGATTCCTCAATGTCCAATCATTTAGAATCAAGCAGCAATGGCATATCAGGATCTACTTATTTCCATAAGCCGTCTGAAGAGACAAAAAGTATGCCACTTTTCTCAAATTTTACAACTGCAAATGTTCATAGTTCACTTGAGCAGTTGACAACCCCTTCAGTTGTTGATAATGACAATCAAGGTGCACTGATGACAAGCACTAGGGAAAATGGCATGGAGAAGCAGCATGATTATTACTCATCTTCACAAAATGAAGACTTTTCTGCTTTAGAACAGGTGATCTCTGCTAGTTATGGTCATGACATTACTTTCTTGATGCCTGTTATATGATGTTATAGTGCTTTACTTTGTGTATGTGTTTTTTAtgaattagtataaaaaaatgaattggttTTGATGGTTGAGTTTTGTGCTTGATTTATTAGCTACAGAATTGTTTGTAGCTGTAAGAGCATTTGGTTGCTGGGGATATCTATGATATGCCAAATATGAGCTAAAATGTAcctaatttttaattggaaTTGGTGAAatcttttgatgattttgtgCTTAAGTTGTGAAAGGAATGCCAATAGGTCAGAACTAAGATATGCCTTTACATGAGTGTAATTTCTATGCTTGTCTAGTTAAACCAATGGAATGTGAATATCAATTGTTCATCATATTGGCTTATCCGTGTTAGCAGCAGAATATAAGTAATTAGTATGTCATTTATGGGAACTAAGTTCCAATTCCAAGTTAGTTCTATTAATGGATTGGAGTTAGTTAATTATTAGGAGTATATGTGATGGAAAATAAGTTGTTCTGTAATAGCAAATATATTAGAGAACATTTCTGTATTAGAAACTGCAGGATGATAGCTATTTGTAGAAAATAACTGTTGGTAGTTAAGTATTAGGAGTATATATCTGATAGTAGGCCGTGTAATTAGGCAGTGTGAAGTTATTTGCATTTTGTGGACACAAATACTTTCTGTAGGAGACTTTTGTCTCTCGGACTGAAGGTTATGCTGTCTTGTGTTGTGTGTGATACAAGACTTTGGTCTCTGGGACAGCAAGTGTATTGCTGTTTTGTGTGTGATTTCAGTGTTCAATATTACATTATTACTTTGTCAATTGGTGTTCTATCAGTGATGCACAAGGGATGTGATCTCACTATTTAAGGGGGGTGGGAGGTGTTGTTCTTTGATAATGTCGATTATGATTCTTTCTCTGGTTTGTgggagttaaaaatattttatttatcagtGCAGTGGTGTACTTACAACAATGAAAATGATACGCATTGGTTCTATAAACAGAGACAGAAAATGAATATATtggttcttttcttttgtaCTTTTTCAGTCTATCCTTTCTTCTCTGGGAAAACTTTTGTAGTCACATTATCATTTACCTGTGTTTGCTCGGCAGGTCTTTTGTATGTCTCTCAATTTGCAAAAGTTTCTAATTCTAATGCGTTAAAAAtgaacttttaatatttttagttggtATTGAAATGATTCTTATGAGAAAGCACTCATATGTTGTACGCATCTTAGTTTTTCCATGCcttttttatatgttaattGTGAAAAATAAGTATGTTATATTGGTTTATACTTTTGTCCGCTTTTTGTTTGCTTGGCAGGTCTTTGTATGTCTCTCAACTTGCAAAAGTTTCTAATGtgttaaaaatgaaattgtaataattttatgttgtaTTGAAATGATTCTTATGAGAAAGCACTTATGTTATACACATTTTAGTTTCTCCATGCCTTTATTATATGTGAATTGTGAAAAATAAGTAAGTGttattttcctttcaaaaaaaaaagtaagtgttatattggtttaaatttttgtcCTGTTTTTGTTCTGCAGCATATCGAAGATCtaacaaaagaaaagttttcttTGCGACGCGCTCTTGAGGCTTCTCGAACTTTAGCAGAGTCACTAGCTACTGAAAATTCAACTCTGACTGATAATTATAATCAACAGGTTTGGTAATGGATTACAGTATATCATTTTGAAGAATAATCAACTTTGATACTGTtgcagtttttaatttttaccacATTGTTTTGTTGTCtatcttccttttgaaacaattagttattacaattataattataaaacacGCTTCGGTGTTACAGAACATAATATGTTTATCTATTGAGCATATTATGATATTTCATGTTGagctatttaataattaattacgaAGAACAATAGGTTTCTAATAATAGGAGCAGTCATTGTTATTGTTATGACTATTGAAGTTAGTGGCTTTTGGGTTACTTGTGTTGTACTCCTTTGATATGAGATCAAACATTTGAACATAATTGGTCTGTGTGATTGTGGGTGTATAAAAGGAACTTAATTAGTTGTAGGTTGCAGAAATTAGTGTAAATGTCTTGCAAGGCTGGTGTACTTTTTTCTTAGTCCCAGCTTATTTTGTTAACTGTGTTAGTACTTAGATCTTTGTTATATTGGCATTACTTAAACCAGATTCCGAATTTAAATTGGTGCTTCACATTAACTTTAATGGTAAAATAGTTGTATGTAGtcacaattttttgtttctatgtTTTTATAGAGGAGTGTCGTCGACCAATTGAAATCAGACATGGAGAATTTACAAGAAGATATCAAAGCCCGACTGGTTTGTATCAACACTATCTAATCCCTATCTAATAGCGTAATTATTTTGGCTGTGCTGGTCTTCCATTATACACTCATGCATAGTCTAGCTTTGCTAGTTCATTTGCATACTTGCTTCCATTTATATTactaaaaatcatatattgaaaatatttatataaatttaattattattacaatttgtcaagttattatgttaaaaattcaaaaatattatatatatcaattgAGCTGGCTCACAATCTATTGAGTTGAATATTAGGGGGTTTAAGCTTGACTCATAATAGAATTATCCTCATATAAAACTTGATGCGGAGATAATCAGGCATCGAATTAAGCAATGCCTACAGAGTTTGTTGAATTGGGCTTCTTATTGAGCTCATTGTGATTCCTGTCCCATTTCTTTAGTATTATAGAAAGTTTATGGTTGGATTAATTGGATGACACTTTGTGTCATTCTTGTCTGGAATATGTATGATATATTTTAGTATACACAATAACTGTTTTCACTCTTCTAAAGCCCATCAATTTCAATTGATATCCTTGGTTTCTTGAAATAGTGCACCACTGAGAGGATCATTTGGCTCACCACACTTTCTAAGAAAGGTgctaaaacaacaaaagttgttCATGATCATCAAGATCCTTTTATACAATCTTTCCACAATGAGAGTTGTCTTCCATAGTCTTTTTTCTTGCATAAAAGTATCTGTGGTTATGTGCCTGTCTTTAATCTTTTGCGCTGTTCCATTATCTGGAAAATATTGATATCGGGTTCCCatatcaatgattttttttcagtgTGTTCTTCCCAACATCTAAGATTGTCATGGTCCTGTTTTGGAACTAGAGTTTTTAGTGCATTAAGCTGTGTGTGGTAGAAGTTTAACTTCTACCACATTTATTGTTGATTGTCTTTGGTTGAAAATAGACTGGTTTCATGTGAACAGGTTGAGTTTGAGGCTATCAAGAGTGAATATACAAATGCACAACTAGAATGTAATGCAGCTGATGAGCGTGCCAAGTTATTGGCATCTGAAGTTATTGGTTTAGAGGAGAAGGTACTGATTTTTCTTGGTATTTTTGCCATTTGTACTTTTGAGGATAAAGTATTTcccgtcttttttttttttttttttttttctgaaatcaAGTTGTTAATTGAAacttgtgttgaattttttttctcttaatcatGTTGAGTCATTTTCTGACATTTAATTAACTACTCTAAATCATCTGAAATTAATTGATGACTAAAATGTTATTCAAAACGGATgcaaatgaaaaattaagaaataggattttattaatatttcctAATGATTTGTGGGTGGAATTATCATGAAATGAATTGAACTAATGAAACAAATGTTAACTAATTTGACTGTTTTGTTATGCTTCAATCTTCAGATATATTATACAATTCATTATTGTCAAAATGAATGGTGAGGATGGGCAATAAGTCTTTCAAAGTTACTCTTGGAGTAACTCgatccctctctctctctgaactttaaaagttatatcacaatataattttgaaaataattttagtgtTTTGCTACCTACATCTGTTCTGCTCTTATATGTATTACTTTCATAAGTATTATTctttgaatataattttatattagagGTTGGGTCTTGTTTATGTGTAATGAACTCATGTTCTATATATGAATGTTAGAATAGAGATGTAAAACCATTCATGAGCCTCCACCAAAAAAGTGAAAGCTTTTAGGAGAATTGGCATTTGATTTATTAATAAAGCCTCTATAATGGAGTGGTAACTGGTAACCccactttttataatttataatgaaattaaatttcaaaacaagGTAAAGTGGACCAGTGCAATGTCCATACTTCAAGCCTTAAAAGGCTTACTTgtttaaacaaatatttctGTATGCATATTTTAAGACGTACAGAACTATGGGATGTCTATCTCACCTAAACACAGGGCTGTAAATGTTAGCTGACAtttggtttgagaaaatattttctattttcatttcctgaaaacagttttcatcttcattttcaagatttagaaaatgtgtttggtttgacatcttattttctattttctgaaaatgaaaatattgaaaatgtgtttggtttaatcaattttcataaaacattgtttgttttaatcagcaaaaggaaatatattGATATTGTGTATAAGGGATACCCGTTCATTACAAAAAAACTGACAGAGTTATATACAGAGAAAGATTCCAACATATACTGAAATCATTCTCCACATAACTAAGTCAAGAACCATGATTCACGAAACCAAAAGGCCCACCACTATCCATCCCACaataattacaattaataaTCCCCCCTAGTTTGCTATATCAGATCATATAAACTGCACAAGAACCTATAATTCCATGTAAGTAGTATAGACTAACTATGACTACCTATCCCAACATGCTTTAATTCCAAATCCTTGTTGTTGCCAGTATGTATGTATGCTGCCATGCCCTGTTAGAACAAATGACCAAAAATCCCACCCTTGATCCATTTCACAACCCTGTCAAGCATTCCCTGGGTATAGTAGCCCATGAGTAGTTGAATCCAGGGGACTTGCTAAATAGCCAACACCAGGAGTTTGTTACCACCATGCCCTGCACCACATGCAATGATGCAAATTCCATTGTTCCTCGTTGAATACTATCTTATTTCTCTGGTTCCATATACCCCAAACAACAGCACACCAAATAGCCTTATCTAGTTACAGAATGCCTATTTCCCTTGATCCAGCTATGTTGTAGAAAGTGTTTTCTGGGATCTCTGTGTGTACCATAGATAAGCCAATCCATGAATAACACTTATTCCGTACAACAACACATTTTCATAAAACATTTTGTAATATATGCTACTGCAATATATGTAGGATGTTTTTGTAATGTTCTCTATGCGAAGCACCACCCATCTCAGCTTTTTATTTATCGTCAAATGACCGCTCCGAAATAGCTTCTCATTGTGGCATTTTATCAGATACAAGAAGTGCATCTTCATTTCCCCCCTGCAACCGTGTATAAATCAACCATGTGTTGCAAAAGTCATTTTTTAGTTTGGAACTCAAGTTTCTACATACTCATGAACAATTTTGccaggaaaaataaaagatttcaaCCTCCAACACATACCCCATGAATGATTCTGCCAATTGAACaatcaagggggaggggatttTTTCATGAACTAGTTATCCTCGCTTTCTGCCACCCTTCTGTTACCACTTCAATTTGCTCCATCGGATTCACCTCATGGTGGCCTTTATCGTCCGTCCTTGCCAACCACCTTATTGAATCGCTTACTCTCGAAAGCACAACATCATCTTTGTTGTTGGGGTTAAGCACTTTGTCAAAGTCAACAACCTGGTGACACTCATGGTTGGGACACTCTTTTCTTCACGTGATACCGTTCATGTTGTCTTGTTATCAGTGTTGTCAAATGGCAGTTATGGTGTggtggttttttgaaaaaatgccaCCAAATAGCGGTGGTGTTGTGGGTTTCAAGTGGCGGCGCCATGGCGGCTGCCATAGGCTTAACGGTGGTGGCAGAGTGGCGGTTATGGCTgaagaaacttattttttttgaaaattttcccaaAATTACAGATTGGGTCGTCTTGGGCTGACCCGACCCAACCCTAAACCCAGTTTTTGAATCAAAATGGGATGAGCAGCATGCGAACTCCAGCACGAGCACGAGCAGCACGCACCAGCGTGAGCAGCACGAGCAGCAGGCAGCACGCACTAGCGATGACGGCACCACGCACCAGTGCGAGTTCTCTCACGGTCTCACCCGAAGTCGACGACGGCACCACACAAGCACCAAACACCACGCAAGCGAGCAACTGATGGCGACGGCAACACCctgattctgtttttttttttttttctgtttgacaCTTAATTTTTGGTTCtggtttttttcttctgtttgacttttttttaatttttggttctgcttttttcttttatctgtaCAGCCCTCTTCTACTAGTTACAATGGCTGAACCATCATCTAATGCTGCAACCTTTACTTTGCACTTTGCATTATGCTTTTAtccttttgttattttgaactcttgaatgagtttatttggtgttggtTATTGGGTgaactcatgaaactttttaagtttatttgaatgtaatccattgtttttttaattttttatttattgttttgtaaatatatatatatatatatatatatatatatatatatatatatatatgtatatatatattttgtcctCCATTTGTCGCTACGCCATCCGCCATATTTTTATGGCAGATTTTTGGCTTTCCGCCATGAACCGCCATCTGCCATTAACAACATTGCTTGTTATTCATTGTCATCATCTTAGTGGGGAGCCGTTGGACCTTCCTCCACCCCTTGCGAGAGGTACTTTGTCGAGGAGGAGAGCACAGTCAAAAACAACTGAAAACAAGTTATTTACCATAATGTCACTGCGTTTTCAGTGTTCAGtttcattttcaaagaaaacgaGAAAACAACTTCTTTTCATTTTGAGTTTTAActtgtatttgaaaatattttcacgaAAAATATTTTCCCAAACATAACCAAATGCATTTCCAatatcattttctgttttcaatgaTAATGAAAACGGAAAACGCACAAACCAAGTGCCACCTTAGGGGGGTGTTTGGTTTagctattttctgttttcattttcattgaaaacaaaaaatggtgatgaaaatgtgtttggttggatttttgaaaacattttcagtgaaaataaaaacagaaaacaaccagaaaatgaaaacaataaaatttcattttcagttgaaaataggaacctcattttgggtaaaatgaaaatgcGATGGCAAGGAATATAATTtcaagcaaatctaaaaatacaaaaaagacaagaagtcaatatatcataaattttcagtgtttttatttcctaaaaacagaaaacaagaagtcaaaccaaacatattttcagaattttaatcttttgaaaatgaaaacagaaaatgaaaaggaaaacaaaaaatgaaaatgcaaaccaatcACACTCTTGGTAATCCAATCTGAACTCATTTAGGTAGATTTTTGCATATAAATTTAGGAAATA
It includes:
- the LOC100811137 gene encoding protein BLISTER isoform X3, with the translated sequence MASAQVLPNTAASSRKQEHLEAGKRRLEEFRKKKAAERTKKAASSGQVHNSDASLNKKQSSEVENVRVNESDGVSTSDGVGGSVTGTSTLGMRNDKNLNLISQSSNQGSLAGSTFLARNDLNMLSTSLGEAHSNIDECKRYNASSVTTSADFSQNNETNKVNDIHGIHAVGVDGIPYATTNHQSVPLRSQESQEFDSNPSQSSLHGVNDNQSNKSNSSLKDYAVTDNFSSYFPSKITPQNSVDTPLQIKPMNSSTFDSGYSHSLLSGGFSDSFSSKFRETITSSDNNLPSLHGATMLKYDSTGYEARNSSNHTPIHSLPTESSSQRSRPSFLDSLNVTRPSLGSPFHQSEQDSSMSNHLESSSNGISGSTYFHKPSEETKSALMTSTRENGMEKQHDYYSSSQNEDFSALEQHIEDLTKEKFSLRRALEASRTLAESLATENSTLTDNYNQQRSVVDQLKSDMENLQEDIKARLVEFEAIKSEYTNAQLECNAADERAKLLASEVIGLEEKALRLRSSELKLEKQLENAKEEISSYRKKMSSLDKDRHDLQSTIEALQEEKKMLLSKLRKASGIGKSIESQTSKRDVSTSTDDLASEDPASNSSNPEINDNAAEASSLSSVTETRHSSFGVSTVNIPHDQMRMIENINALISELALEKEELIKALTSESSECSRMKEINKELSRKLEVQTQRLELLTAQSMVNENVSAKQPDSRAMYENTPYADEGDEVVERVLGWIMKLFPGGTSRRRTSKLL
- the LOC100811137 gene encoding protein BLISTER isoform X2, which encodes MASAQVLPNTAASSRKQEHLEAGKRRLEEFRKKKAAERTKKAASSGQVHNSDASLNKKQSSEVENVRVNESDGVSTSDGVGGSVTGTSTLGMRNDKNLNLISQSSNQGSLAGSTFLARNDLNMLSTSLGEAHSNIDECKRYNASSVTTSADFSQNNETNKVNDIHGIHAVGVDGIPYATTNHQSVPLRSQESQEFDSNPSQSSLHGVNDNQSNKSNSSLKDYAVTDNFSSYFPSKITPQNSVDTPLQIKPMNSSTFDSGYSHSLLSGGFSDSFSSKFRETITSSDNNLPSLHGATMLKYDSTGYEARNSSNHTPIHSLPTESSSQRSRPSFLDSLNVTRPSLGSPFHQSEQDSSMSNHLESSSNGISGSTYFHKPSEETKIVDNDNQGALMTSTRENGMEKQHDYYSSSQNEDFSALEQHIEDLTKEKFSLRRALEASRTLAESLATENSTLTDNYNQQRSVVDQLKSDMENLQEDIKARLVEFEAIKSEYTNAQLECNAADERAKLLASEVIGLEEKALRLRSSELKLEKQLENAKEEISSYRKKMSSLDKDRHDLQSTIEALQEEKKMLLSKLRKASGIGKSIESQTSKRDVSTSTDDLASEDPASNSSNPEINDNAAEASSLSSVTETRHSSFGVSTVNIPHDQMRMIENINALISELALEKEELIKALTSESSECSRMKEINKELSRKLEVQTQRLELLTAQSMVNENVSAKQPDSRAMYENTPYADEGDEVVERVLGWIMKLFPGGTSRRRTSKLL
- the LOC100811137 gene encoding protein BLISTER isoform X1, encoding MASAQVLPNTAASSRKQEHLEAGKRRLEEFRKKKAAERTKKAASSGQVHNSDASLNKKQSSEVENVRVNESDGVSTSDGVGGSVTGTSTLGMRNDKNLNLISQSSNQGSLAGSTFLARNDLNMLSTSLGEAHSNIDECKRYNASSVTTSADFSQNNETNKVNDIHGIHAVGVDGIPYATTNHQSVPLRSQESQEFDSNPSQSSLHGVNDNQSNKSNSSLKDYAVTDNFSSYFPSKITPQNSVDTPLQIKPMNSSTFDSGYSHSLLSGGFSDSFSSKFRETITSSDNNLPSLHGATMLKYDSTGYEARNSSNHTPIHSLPTESSSQRSRPSFLDSLNVTRPSLGSPFHQSEQDSSMSNHLESSSNGISGSTYFHKPSEETKSMPLFSNFTTANVHSSLEQLTTPSVVDNDNQGALMTSTRENGMEKQHDYYSSSQNEDFSALEQHIEDLTKEKFSLRRALEASRTLAESLATENSTLTDNYNQQRSVVDQLKSDMENLQEDIKARLVEFEAIKSEYTNAQLECNAADERAKLLASEVIGLEEKALRLRSSELKLEKQLENAKEEISSYRKKMSSLDKDRHDLQSTIEALQEEKKMLLSKLRKASGIGKSIESQTSKRDVSTSTDDLASEDPASNSSNPEINDNAAEASSLSSVTETRHSSFGVSTVNIPHDQMRMIENINALISELALEKEELIKALTSESSECSRMKEINKELSRKLEVQTQRLELLTAQSMVNENVSAKQPDSRAMYENTPYADEGDEVVERVLGWIMKLFPGGTSRRRTSKLL